A genomic window from Astatotilapia calliptera chromosome 12, fAstCal1.2, whole genome shotgun sequence includes:
- the LOC113033550 gene encoding uncharacterized protein LOC113033550 isoform X1, whose amino-acid sequence MSGRKPRSVANPLESAITTPSERILKECHNLYVDSENGLVKIASSLGIRLLPPRKKIIVMIMGNHSAGKSSFINWYVEEHIQKTGVAIETQGFTFITSGRKRESLTGNATLHLYPHFRPLLEFKGVTDYLSAEISTSKQKKFSLVTFVDTPGLVDGDMIYPFDVNSAITWLGEQADLIFVFFDPMGQALCKRTLNIVEKLSQKCADKLLFYLSKADEAGKETDRQRVMMQIVQELCRRPGLNKCGFEMPTIYIPNPQKPSRCVNQIDGVCQTIEKTINQAVQKTLNQLEKDSDLICSTISSRLEQDRADVACNKSIRLHSFLCGALGVFLPLLFILSFIVSTLSKEQLEELLGEGATRTITIFTGIVMYLWDWIPEDGQVVFVIIFGAFCYLLLFLAKYFAGRRNKTLTKKEKRTMTEYNDYIQDIVKTKKSKLYEWYLQQCAAEYDL is encoded by the exons ATGTCGGGTAGAAAGCCCAGGTCTGTGGCAAACCCCCTGGAGTCTGCGATCACCACACCGAGTGAGAGGATACTGAAGGAGTGCCACAATCTGTACGTGGACAGCGAAAACG gctTGGTAAAAATTGCCAGCAGCCTGGGAATCCGTCTTCTGCCTCCCAGAAAGAAGATCATCGTGATGATAATGGGTAACCACTCTGCAGGAAAGAGCTCCTTCATTAACTG GTATGTTGAAGAGCACATTCAGAAAACTGGGGTGGCCATCGAAACGCAGGGGTTTACCTTCATCACAAGTGGACGCAAAAGAGAATCTCTGACG GGGAATGCAACGCTGCATCTCTATCCTCACTTTCGACCGCTCCTGGAGTTCAAAG GTGTTACTGACTACCTATCTGCTGAGATCTCCACCTCCAAGCAGAAGAAATTCAGCCTGGTGACTTTCGTGGACACTCCGGGTTTGGTGGACGGGGACATGATCTACCCTTTTGATGTGAATAGTGCCATCACTTGGTTGG GAGAACAGGCAGACCTGATATTTGTGTTCTTTGACCCGATGGGCCAAGCGCTTTGCAAACGCACGCTCAACATTGTGGAGAAGCTGAGCCAAAAATGCGCAGACAAGCTGTTGTTCTACCTCAGCAAGGCAGATGAAGCTGGgaaggagacagacagacag agaGTGATGATGCAGATAGTCCAAGAACTGTGCCGCCGTCCAGGTCTTAACAAATGTGGCTTTGAGATGCCAACAATATACATCCCGAACCCACAGAAG CCGAGCAGGTGTGTGAACCAGATCGATGGCGTTTGTCAGACCATCGAGAAGACCATTAACCAGGCTGTTCAGAAGACACTGAATCAGCTGGAGAAAGATTCTGACCTTATTTgttccactatcagcagcagACTAGAGCAGGACAG GGCTGATGTGGCTTGCAACAAAAGCATCCGTCTTCATTCATTCCTGTGCGGTGCTTTGGGTGTTTTCCTGCCTTTACTCTTCATCCTCAGTTTTATTGTGAGCACCTTATCCAAAGAGCAGCTGGAGGAGCTGTTGGGTGAAGGTGCAACTCGAACCATCACTATCTTCACA GGAATAGTGATGTATTTATGGGACTGGATACCTGAAGATGGGCAAGTAGTCTTTGTCATCATTTTTGGGGCTTTTTGCTACCTCCTGCTTTTCCTGGCAAAGTATTTTGCAGG CCGGAGGAATAAGACTCTGAcgaagaaggagaagaggacGATGACAGAGTACAATGATTACATCCAAGATATCGTCAAGACTAAGAAG agTAAATTATATGAATGGTACCTCCAGCAGTGTGCAGCAGAAtatgacctctga
- the LOC113033550 gene encoding uncharacterized protein LOC113033550 isoform X2, producing the protein MIMGNHSAGKSSFINWYVEEHIQKTGVAIETQGFTFITSGRKRESLTGNATLHLYPHFRPLLEFKGVTDYLSAEISTSKQKKFSLVTFVDTPGLVDGDMIYPFDVNSAITWLGEQADLIFVFFDPMGQALCKRTLNIVEKLSQKCADKLLFYLSKADEAGKETDRQRVMMQIVQELCRRPGLNKCGFEMPTIYIPNPQKPSRCVNQIDGVCQTIEKTINQAVQKTLNQLEKDSDLICSTISSRLEQDRADVACNKSIRLHSFLCGALGVFLPLLFILSFIVSTLSKEQLEELLGEGATRTITIFTGIVMYLWDWIPEDGQVVFVIIFGAFCYLLLFLAKYFAGRRNKTLTKKEKRTMTEYNDYIQDIVKTKKSKLYEWYLQQCAAEYDL; encoded by the exons ATGATAATGGGTAACCACTCTGCAGGAAAGAGCTCCTTCATTAACTG GTATGTTGAAGAGCACATTCAGAAAACTGGGGTGGCCATCGAAACGCAGGGGTTTACCTTCATCACAAGTGGACGCAAAAGAGAATCTCTGACG GGGAATGCAACGCTGCATCTCTATCCTCACTTTCGACCGCTCCTGGAGTTCAAAG GTGTTACTGACTACCTATCTGCTGAGATCTCCACCTCCAAGCAGAAGAAATTCAGCCTGGTGACTTTCGTGGACACTCCGGGTTTGGTGGACGGGGACATGATCTACCCTTTTGATGTGAATAGTGCCATCACTTGGTTGG GAGAACAGGCAGACCTGATATTTGTGTTCTTTGACCCGATGGGCCAAGCGCTTTGCAAACGCACGCTCAACATTGTGGAGAAGCTGAGCCAAAAATGCGCAGACAAGCTGTTGTTCTACCTCAGCAAGGCAGATGAAGCTGGgaaggagacagacagacag agaGTGATGATGCAGATAGTCCAAGAACTGTGCCGCCGTCCAGGTCTTAACAAATGTGGCTTTGAGATGCCAACAATATACATCCCGAACCCACAGAAG CCGAGCAGGTGTGTGAACCAGATCGATGGCGTTTGTCAGACCATCGAGAAGACCATTAACCAGGCTGTTCAGAAGACACTGAATCAGCTGGAGAAAGATTCTGACCTTATTTgttccactatcagcagcagACTAGAGCAGGACAG GGCTGATGTGGCTTGCAACAAAAGCATCCGTCTTCATTCATTCCTGTGCGGTGCTTTGGGTGTTTTCCTGCCTTTACTCTTCATCCTCAGTTTTATTGTGAGCACCTTATCCAAAGAGCAGCTGGAGGAGCTGTTGGGTGAAGGTGCAACTCGAACCATCACTATCTTCACA GGAATAGTGATGTATTTATGGGACTGGATACCTGAAGATGGGCAAGTAGTCTTTGTCATCATTTTTGGGGCTTTTTGCTACCTCCTGCTTTTCCTGGCAAAGTATTTTGCAGG CCGGAGGAATAAGACTCTGAcgaagaaggagaagaggacGATGACAGAGTACAATGATTACATCCAAGATATCGTCAAGACTAAGAAG agTAAATTATATGAATGGTACCTCCAGCAGTGTGCAGCAGAAtatgacctctga
- the slc2a11b gene encoding solute carrier family 2, facilitated glucose transporter member 11b isoform X2, producing MNADEGRAESRKELPNKSLLLAVCAAGIGGTFQYGYNISVINAPTAYVQDFINQTWSERYQTQISDDGLTLLWSTIVSIFTLGGLIGALIGGTLSVRVGRKGTLLTNNIFALLAALLMGLSYPTGLFELLIIGRFISGLNAGIAICVQPLYLGEIAPTSLRGAMGMGTSIFITGGIFTGQVIGLRELLGKEEYWPILLSTTCIPAFLQLLILPWFPESPRYLLIDKGDEEGCKKALKQLHGIADCDSEQEDIEKERNSLSGLQAKKPWELFADRSLRWQVLTIMVLNAAQQLNGINAIYFYAGYVFKQSGIPSDKIPYATVGTGACECITALTCGMLIDRLGRKVLIMGGYTLMAICCVLFTLTLTFQEASPVVPYLSMVCVFAFILSFGLGPGGVTNILTTELFTQNSRPAAYMLAGSVNWSSFFFIGLVFPFIVLGLKQYCFLVFLVICCLVIIYIFLVVPETKNKTFLEIQNEFQSSKKRQIGCSDGAGTILLSTSI from the exons ATGAACGCGGATGAGGGACGTGCGGAATCAAGGAAAGAG cTTCCAAACAAATCACTTCTGCTGGCTGTGTGTGCTGCTGGCATCGGGGGGACCTTTCAGTATGGATATAATATATCTGTCATCAATGCGCCCACAGCG TATGTGCAAGATTTCATCAACCAAACCTGGAGCGAGCGTTACCAAACTCAAATATCAGATGATGGTCTCACCCTCCTCTGGTCCACTATCGTGTCCATATTCACTTTAGGAGGACTTATAGGGGCACTGATTGGTGGAACATTGTCTGTGAGGGTCGGAAG aaaAGGGACACTGCTGACCAATAACATATTTGCACTCCTGGCTGCTTTGCTGATGGGTCTGAGTTATCCTACAGGGTTATTTGAATTACTCATCATCGGACGTTTCATCTCTGGATTAAATGCAG gcATTGCCATTTGTGTTCAACCTCTATATTTGGGAGAAATAGCTCCGACTTCACTGCGTGGTGCTATGGGAATGGGAACCTCAATTTTCATTACTGGGGGGATCTTTACCGGACAAGTGATTGGCCTCAG AGAGCTCCTGGGGAAAGAGGAGTACTGGCCCATCCTGCTCTCCACCACCTGTATCCCAGCTTTTCTGCAGCTCCTGATCCTGCCCTGGTTCCCTGAGAGCCCACGCTATCTGCTCATCGACAAAGGGGATGAAGAGGGTTGTAAGAAAG CCCTGAAGCAGCTGCACGGTATAGCTGATTGTGACAGTGAACAAGAGGATATTGAGAAGGAGAGGAATAGCTTATCAGGTTTACAGGCCAAGAAACCCTGGGAGCTCTTTGCTGATCGCTCTTTACGCTGGCAAGTTCTAACCATCATGGTGCTCAACGCTGCACAACAGCTGAACGGCATCAATGCT ATTTACTTCTACGCAGGTTACGTGTTCAAACAGTCTGGTATTCCCAGTGATAAGATACCATACGCCACTGTCGGCACTGGTGCCTGTGAATGCATCACCGCTTTAACATGT GGTATGCTCATTGACCGTCTGGGAAGGAAAGTACTCATCATGGGAGGATACACACTGATGGCTATCTGCTGCGTTTTATTCACGCTGACCCTAACTTTTCAG GAGGCGAGCCCAGTTGTTCCATACCTCAGCATggtctgtgtttttgctttcatcTTAAGTTTTGGCTTAGGACCAG GTGGTGTGACTAACATCTTAACAACTGAGCTGTTCACGCAAAACTCGCGCCCTGCAGCGTACATGCTTGCAGGGTCAGTGAACTGGTCCAGTTTCTTCTTCATTGGCCTGGTCTTCCCCTTCATTGTG ctcGGACTGAAGCAGTACTGTTTCCTGGTGTTCTTGGTTATCTGCTGCTTGGTGATAATATATATCTTCCTTGTTGTCCCTGAAACCAAGAACAAAACCTTTCTGGAAATCCAGAACGAGTTCCAGTCTTCCAAAAAGAGGCAGATCGGCTGTTCGGACGGAGCAGGGACAATACTGTTGTCAACTTCAATATGA
- the slc2a11b gene encoding solute carrier family 2, facilitated glucose transporter member 11b isoform X1, whose protein sequence is MPKEYKNEYQPLLAKATKDRRRPKLPNKSLLLAVCAAGIGGTFQYGYNISVINAPTAYVQDFINQTWSERYQTQISDDGLTLLWSTIVSIFTLGGLIGALIGGTLSVRVGRKGTLLTNNIFALLAALLMGLSYPTGLFELLIIGRFISGLNAGIAICVQPLYLGEIAPTSLRGAMGMGTSIFITGGIFTGQVIGLRELLGKEEYWPILLSTTCIPAFLQLLILPWFPESPRYLLIDKGDEEGCKKALKQLHGIADCDSEQEDIEKERNSLSGLQAKKPWELFADRSLRWQVLTIMVLNAAQQLNGINAIYFYAGYVFKQSGIPSDKIPYATVGTGACECITALTCGMLIDRLGRKVLIMGGYTLMAICCVLFTLTLTFQEASPVVPYLSMVCVFAFILSFGLGPGGVTNILTTELFTQNSRPAAYMLAGSVNWSSFFFIGLVFPFIVLGLKQYCFLVFLVICCLVIIYIFLVVPETKNKTFLEIQNEFQSSKKRQIGCSDGAGTILLSTSI, encoded by the exons atgccaAAAGAATACAAGAATGAATATCAGCCTCTTCTAGCTAAAGCAACCAAAGATAGAAGGCGGCCAAAG cTTCCAAACAAATCACTTCTGCTGGCTGTGTGTGCTGCTGGCATCGGGGGGACCTTTCAGTATGGATATAATATATCTGTCATCAATGCGCCCACAGCG TATGTGCAAGATTTCATCAACCAAACCTGGAGCGAGCGTTACCAAACTCAAATATCAGATGATGGTCTCACCCTCCTCTGGTCCACTATCGTGTCCATATTCACTTTAGGAGGACTTATAGGGGCACTGATTGGTGGAACATTGTCTGTGAGGGTCGGAAG aaaAGGGACACTGCTGACCAATAACATATTTGCACTCCTGGCTGCTTTGCTGATGGGTCTGAGTTATCCTACAGGGTTATTTGAATTACTCATCATCGGACGTTTCATCTCTGGATTAAATGCAG gcATTGCCATTTGTGTTCAACCTCTATATTTGGGAGAAATAGCTCCGACTTCACTGCGTGGTGCTATGGGAATGGGAACCTCAATTTTCATTACTGGGGGGATCTTTACCGGACAAGTGATTGGCCTCAG AGAGCTCCTGGGGAAAGAGGAGTACTGGCCCATCCTGCTCTCCACCACCTGTATCCCAGCTTTTCTGCAGCTCCTGATCCTGCCCTGGTTCCCTGAGAGCCCACGCTATCTGCTCATCGACAAAGGGGATGAAGAGGGTTGTAAGAAAG CCCTGAAGCAGCTGCACGGTATAGCTGATTGTGACAGTGAACAAGAGGATATTGAGAAGGAGAGGAATAGCTTATCAGGTTTACAGGCCAAGAAACCCTGGGAGCTCTTTGCTGATCGCTCTTTACGCTGGCAAGTTCTAACCATCATGGTGCTCAACGCTGCACAACAGCTGAACGGCATCAATGCT ATTTACTTCTACGCAGGTTACGTGTTCAAACAGTCTGGTATTCCCAGTGATAAGATACCATACGCCACTGTCGGCACTGGTGCCTGTGAATGCATCACCGCTTTAACATGT GGTATGCTCATTGACCGTCTGGGAAGGAAAGTACTCATCATGGGAGGATACACACTGATGGCTATCTGCTGCGTTTTATTCACGCTGACCCTAACTTTTCAG GAGGCGAGCCCAGTTGTTCCATACCTCAGCATggtctgtgtttttgctttcatcTTAAGTTTTGGCTTAGGACCAG GTGGTGTGACTAACATCTTAACAACTGAGCTGTTCACGCAAAACTCGCGCCCTGCAGCGTACATGCTTGCAGGGTCAGTGAACTGGTCCAGTTTCTTCTTCATTGGCCTGGTCTTCCCCTTCATTGTG ctcGGACTGAAGCAGTACTGTTTCCTGGTGTTCTTGGTTATCTGCTGCTTGGTGATAATATATATCTTCCTTGTTGTCCCTGAAACCAAGAACAAAACCTTTCTGGAAATCCAGAACGAGTTCCAGTCTTCCAAAAAGAGGCAGATCGGCTGTTCGGACGGAGCAGGGACAATACTGTTGTCAACTTCAATATGA
- the rbm19 gene encoding putative RNA-binding protein 19 → MSRLIVKNLPNGMKEDRFRSMFAAFGTLTDCSLKFTKDGKFRKFGFVGFKSEEDANKALKHFNKSFVDTSRVTVEMCKAFGDPSKARAWSKHTQSSGQGKPSAPADTDGKKKKKQKKESSSILGDLEEEAEFKEFLSVHQNRSQAPTWANDTAQEAPDPDKKKKTTQSKKKPASDDYLNFDSDQSEEDKEDEEEENDESEEEDATKEALKSGLSDMDYLRSKVAQTADTEEEEEEEDDDGPLQHTDSDYESGDRENISKVKSSVTSEEKDQSKVKKPAKQETEATTEFTVKLRGVPFNVKEKQIREFMTPLKPAAVRIGKNESGNRTGYVYVDLHSEEEVEKALKKNKDYIGGRYIEVFRVDALAGKNIRDGKEKETDRNFSRKLKEDEEEEDVSESGRLFIRNLPYTCTEEDIKDLFSKHGPLSDVLFPIDTLTKRPKGFAFVTYMIPENAVTALAQLDGHIFQGRMLHLLPSTVKKEKSDSDAGGPGSSSYKRQKDAKTKALSSSSHNWNTLFLGTSAVADAIAEKYNTTKSQVLDHESKGSVAVRMALGETQIVQETRQFLLDNSVSLDSFSQAAAARSNTVILVKNLPAGVQASELEELFSPYGSLGRVLLPPSGLTAIVEFLESTEAKRAFTRMAYSKFHHVPLYLEWAPVGVFVAKPEPVLEKKAAEKEEKKIENEEEDDEEEEEALPGSTLFIKNLNFNTTEEKLLETFCKCGKIKSCTISKKKDKTGKLLSMGYGFVQYQTAEAAQKALRQLQHCKVDDHQLELKVSERATRTAVVTRKKKQADKKQTGSKILVRNVPFQASVREIRELFCTFGELKTVRLPKKAAGSGSHRGFGFVDFLTKQDAKKAFAALCHSTHLYGRRLVLEWADAEETVEALRRKTAEHFHVTAKKQRKAEVMEGILETMETEGGVED, encoded by the exons ATGTCGAGACTCATCGTTAAAAACCTCCCTAATGGG ATGAAGGAGGACAGATTCAGGTCGATGTTTGCTGCCTTTGGCACTTTGACAGACTGCTCGCTGAAATTTACCAAAGACGGCAAGTTCCGTAAGTTCGGCTTTGTGGGTTTTAAATCCGAGGAGGATGCAAACAAGGCCCTGAAGCATTTCAATAAGAGCTTCGTGGACACATCCAGAGTGACG GTGGAGATGTGTAAAGCGTTTGGAGACCCCAGTAAGGCAAGAGCCTGGAGTAAACACACTCAGAGCTCAGGGCAGGGCAAACCCTCTGCTCCGGCCGACACTGATGGCAAAAAG aagaagaagcagaaaaaggaaTCCAGTAGTATTCTGGGAGAT CTGGAAGAGGAAGCAGAATTCAAGGAGTTTCTGTCAGTGCATCAGAATCGAAGCCAAGCTCCGACCTGGGCAAACGACACTGCACAGGAAGCACCCGATCccgacaagaagaagaagacgactcAAAGCAAGAAGAAACCTGCTTCAGATGATTACCTCAACTTTGACTCAGACCAgtcagaagaagacaaagaggatgaggaagaagaaaatgatgAGAGTGAGGAAGAAG ATGCCACTAAAGAAGCACTGAAGTCTGGCTTATCAGATATGGACTACCTGCGGTCAAAGGTGGCACAAACAGCAGacacggaggaggaggaggaagaagaggatgatgatggtCCTTTACAGCACACAGACAGTGACTACGAGAGTGGAGACAGGGAAAACATCTCAAAGGTCAAGTCTTCAGTGACCTCTGAGGAAAAGGACCAGAGTAAAGTGAAGAAACCTGCCAAGCAGGAG ACGGAGGCAACAACAGAGTTCACAGTGAAGCTGAGAGGAGTCCCGTTCAATGTTAAAGAG AAACAAATTAGAGAATTTATGACTCCACTGAAGCCTGCAGCAGTCCGGATTGGGAAGAACGAAAGCGGAAATAGAACAG GTTACGTATACGTGGACTTGCACTCTGAGGAAGAGGTGGAAAAGGCcttgaagaaaaacaaggatTATATAG GAGGGCGTTACATTGAAGTGTTTCGCGTGGATGCTTTAGCGGGAAAGAACATAAGagatggaaaagagaaagaaactgaCAGAAACTTTAGCAGGAAGCTcaaggaggacgaggaggaggaagatgttTCAGAGTCGGGCCGACTCTTCATCAGAAACCTTCCTTACACCTGCACAGAGGAGGACATCAAAGATCTGTTTAGCAAACACG GTCCTTTATCTGATGTGCTGTTCCCAATTGACACGCTAACCAAGAGACCTAAAGGGTTTGCCTTTGTAACCTACATGATACCAGAGAACGCCGTGACAGCGCTCGCTCAGCTGGACGGACACATTTTTCAG GGCAGGATGCTTCACCTGCTTCCCTCCActgtgaagaaagaaaagagtgaCTCTGATGCTGGCGGTCCTGGCTCCTCATCTTACAAACGGCAAAAAGATGCTAAAACTAAAGCTTTAAGTTCCAG TTCACACAACTGGAACACCTTGTTTCTGGGTACAAGTGCAGTGGCAGATGCTATTGCTGAAAAATACAACACCACCAAAAGCCAAGTCCTGGACCAC GAGTCAAAGGGAAGTGTTGCAGTGAGGATGGCTTTGGGGGAAACACAAATTGTCCAGGAGACGCGGCAGTTTCTGCTGGATAACAGTGTCAGCCTGGATTCCTTCAGTCAG GCGGCAGCAGCAAGGAGCAACACAGTGATCCTGGTGAAGAACCTTCCAGCTGGAGTGCAGGCGTCAGAGCTTGAGGAGCTCTTCTCACCTTATGGTTCTTTGGGCCGTGTGCTGCTGCCACCTTCAGGACTCACTGCAATCGTTGAGTTTCTGGAGTCGACTGAAGCGAAACGAGCCTTCACAAGAATGGCTTACAGTAAG TTCCATCATGTCCCGCTGTATTTGGAGTGGGCGCCTGTCGGGGTGTTTGTAGCCAAACCAGAACCAG TATTAGAGAAGAAGGCAGCcgagaaagaggagaagaagatagaaaatgaggaagaagatgatgaagaggaggaggaagctcTTCCAGGTTCTACGCTTTTCATTAAGAATCTTAATTTCAACACGACAGAGGAGAAACTATTGGAG ACATTCTGCAAATGTGGCAAAATCAAATCCTGCACGATATCcaagaaaaaagataaaacag GCAAACTGTTGTCAATGGGTTACGGTTTTGTCCAGTATCAGACGGCAGAAGCAGCTCAGAAGGCCCTGAGGCAGCTACAG CACTGTAAGGTGGATGATCACCAGTTAGAGCTGAAGGTTTCAGAGAGAGCCACAAG gacagctgtggTGACACGGAAGAAGAAACAAGCTGACAAGAAGCAGACGGGATCCAAGATCCTTGTGCGCAATGTTCCTTTCCAAGCATCTGTCAGGGAAATCAGGGAGCTTTTCTG TACATTTGGGGAGCTAAAGACTGTCCGTCTTCCAAAGAAAGCGGCTGGTTCAGGAAGTCATCGAGGTTTTGGCTTTGTTGATTTCCTCACCAAACAAGATGCTAAG AAAGCGTTTGCGGCGCTATGCCACAGCACCCATCTGTACGGGAGACGTCTTGTGCTGGAGTGGGCTGACGCAGAGGAAACTGTGGAGGCATTGAGGcgaaaaacagctgaacattttCATG TCACTGCCAAAAAGCAGCGAAAAGCGGAAGTTATGGAAGGAATTTTGGAGACAATGGAAACTGAAGGTGGTGTGGAAgactga
- the plbd2 gene encoding putative phospholipase B-like 2, with translation MACRRNGADRVRSFTEVLDLLKMFLLLFCMFTAVRAEIRTAVIDKQTGQLSVIEGYQEDFVAWANFTDDIETSGWSFLEVTSSSRYNDSIQAYAAGAVEAAATSPLIYKHWMNTLMGYCEPLMYESAYCERLKAFIITNMQWIQDQIENNPNSPYWYQVRLTLLQLKGLEDSYNDQLSLPIGSFSLNPFGFLLFQMGGDLEDLESALNKSSQTRPIGSGSCSALIKLLPNNKELLVSHDTWNTYQAMLRIMKKYIFAFKVSPLDNYVLPGRTQAFSSYPGSIFSGDDFYILSSGLVTLETTIGNSNPALWKYVQPTGTVMEWLRNIVANRLAATGKDWAEIFTKYNSGTYNNQWMIVNYNLFTPGKTDITEGLFVVLEQIPGLAIYADKTQELLKKGYWASYNIPYYVEIFNKSGCNELVEKFGPWFSLDQNPRAQIFQRNQTDVTDVDSMVRLMRYNNFKEDPLSKCDGCDPPENGENAISARSDLNPANGTYPFGALKQRPHGGTDMKLTSYEMFREYGMVAVSGPTWDQVPPFQWSASPYKDLLHMGQPDVWRFKPIKVTWTP, from the exons atGGCGTGCAGGCGGAACGGAGCTGACCGTGTTAGAAGTTTTACAGAGGTTTTAGatcttttaaagatgtttttgcttttgttttgtatgtttaCGGCCGTTCGAGCAGAAATACGAACGGCTGTGATCGACAAGCAAACCGGACAGCTGTCTGTCATAGAGGGATATCAGGAGGATTTTGTGGCTTGGGCGAATTTCACTGATGATATTGAAACGTCAGG CTGGTCTTTCTTGGAGGTGACTAGCAGCAGTCGGTACAACGACAGCATCCAGGCTTACGCTGCAGGTGCAGTTGAGGCTGCAGCAACGTCTCCG CTGATCTATAAACACTGGATGAACACTCTAATGGGTTACTGCGAACCCTTGATGTATGAATCTGCCTACTGCGAGCGCCTTAAGGCTTTCATCATAACCAACATGCAGTGGATTCAGGACCAAATAGAGAATAATCCAAACTCACCCTACTGGTACCAG GTGCGTCTGACATTGCTGCAGCTCAAAGGTTTGGAGGACAGCTACAATGATCAGCTGTCTTTGCCAATAGGGTCATTCTCTCTCAACCCATTTGGCTTCCT ACTTTTCCAAATGGGCGGAGACCTTGAGGACCTGGAATCGGCTCTGAATAAATCCAGTCAAACCCGACCCATTGGCTCTGGCTCCTGCTCTGCACTGATTAAGCTTCTGCCTAACAATAAGGAACTGCTGGTGTCACATGACACCTGGAACACCTACCAGGCCATGCTGCGCATAatgaagaaatacatttttgccTTTAAAGTTTCTCCTCTAG ACAACTATGTTCTTCCTGGAAGAACTCAGGCATTCTCATCCTACCCTGGATCCATCTTCTCTGGGGATGACTTTTACATCCTAAGCAGCGGCTTG GTTACTTTGGAAACCACCATTGGCAACAGCAACCCTGCTCTCTGGAAATATGTTCAGCCCACTGGAACAGTCATGGAGTGGCTGAGAAACATTGTTGCAAATCGGCTCGCTGCTACTGGCAAGGACTGGGCAGAAATCTTCACGAAGTACAACAGTGGAAC TTACAACAACCAGTGGATGATTGTCAACTACAACCTCTTCACTCCAGGGAAGACTGACATCACAGAAGGGCTCTTTGTCGTGCTGGAGCAGATTCC AGGACTCGCCATTTACGCTGATAAAACTCAGGAACTGCTGAAGAAAGGATACTGGGCTAGTTACAACATACC GTACTATGTGGAAATATTTAATAAGAGTGGCTGCAATGAGTTGGTTGAGAAGTTTGGCCCGTGGTTCTCTCTGGACCAGAATCCTCGGGCTCAGATTTTCCAGAGAAACCAGACAGATGTTACAGATGTGGACTCGATGGTCCGCCTGATGAG GTATAATAACTTTAAGGAAGATCCACTCTCAAAGTGTGACGGCTGTGATCCACCTGAGAACGGAGAGAATGCGATCTCAGCGCGGTCAGACCTGAACCCAGCTAATGGAACATATCCATTTGGCGCCTTAAAGCAGAGACCACACGGAGGAACAGACATGaag CTGACCTCCTACGAGATGTTTCGAGAGTACGGCATGGTGGCAGTGAGTGGTCCAACCTGGGACCAAGTGCCACCCTTCCAGTGGAGCGCTTCCCCCTACAAAGACCTGCTACACATGGGTCAGCCTGATGTATGGCGTTTCAAGCCTATAAAAGTCACCTGGACTCCTTAA